In Deltaproteobacteria bacterium, the sequence CATCGTAACGGCCCCTTCGATAACCAGTTCTGCCCCTTTTTCCTTCATGATTACTTTTCCGTTCGTCTTATCCGATATGAGCTGAATAAACTTATTTCTGGCCGCTTCGCCTATGGCAGGCTGTTCACATTCGAATTTCTTGACATAAATTGTTTTGGGCGGCACATCGGCAGCCACCTGTGGTCCGTCTGCAACACATCCGGCAAATAACAAGGCGAACAAAACGGCAGTAGCGTATCGAAAAAGAATCATTCCATAACCTCCCTAACAATTATTTTACATAAATAAAGCACACCAGGTTGTATAATGCAACAACAAATATAGGGAAAGAATGCATAATACATTGCAACTTCCAGGATAAGTCACTACAATCAGACAAGAAAAAAGCGCTAAAAGATAACGGGCAAAACATTGAATCACTAAAGAAAAAGGGAAGCCCAGGAGATGCTCATCAGCAAATAAATTATTAAGCTTAACTGGAAGCAATATCAGTTTCAGAGAAAAAACATTGCTGCAAAAACAGGTTTTTTATGGGTCGGGAAGAAGGCATATATTTCGACATTAAGGATTATGGATCTCTTGTAAGGCGTTTTAGCGCGATTACGATCGACATGGCTTTTCTTCTCCTGCTCTTCATCCTTGCCGGCGCTCTTTGGTCCCTCTTATTCATTCCTCCTGACCTTGACCTGGCCTATTACTATGGAATAAAGGTATTCATATATTTCGAACCTGAATTTTTTAGCTTATGCCTCATATTAGCTTATATTTACCTTGCCATATTAAAGCCACGCCCCATCAGAACAATCGGATACCGATTAACGGGACTGAAAATAATTGATCTTAAAGGAGAACAACCGTCTTTATTAAAAATGACATGGCGTTTTGTTCTCCTCGCCTTCGGTCCATTCCACCTTCTCTTTGATATTTTCTGGCTTGGCGGCGATGATAACAGGCAGTCCTTGCGGGATAAACTGGCAGGCACTTATGTAATCCGAAAAAATGCAATACCCTCAGGCCGTGGCACAATTGGCTATTCACAATACGGCTTGTTTTGCTATCAGCTTATTTTCAGCGAGGTTATGCGAAAAAAAGGGACAGGATAGTATAAAATTTAAGCACATAAGGGCCCCAATATTCATAAAGGATCAATTGATGGAAGAAAATTGGAAAGAAATTAGCGGTATTACATTGATAGCATGGCTCGTCGCCTATGGTCTCTTCATGGCCCATGCCATAACAGATAGAGACGGATTTTTGCTGCTCGATCATGTGAACCTCCCTTTTCATGAAGCGGGACATATCTTCTTTACGCCATTGGGTCAGACAATGCATTTCTGGGGAGGGACCATCTTTCAGCTTCTTGTTCCTGTTGCATTGATGGTGAGCTTTTGGAAGAAAAGGGAGA encodes:
- a CDS encoding RDD family protein — protein: MGREEGIYFDIKDYGSLVRRFSAITIDMAFLLLLFILAGALWSLLFIPPDLDLAYYYGIKVFIYFEPEFFSLCLILAYIYLAILKPRPIRTIGYRLTGLKIIDLKGEQPSLLKMTWRFVLLAFGPFHLLFDIFWLGGDDNRQSLRDKLAGTYVIRKNAIPSGRGTIGYSQYGLFCYQLIFSEVMRKKGTG